One genomic window of Columba livia isolate bColLiv1 breed racing homer chromosome 9, bColLiv1.pat.W.v2, whole genome shotgun sequence includes the following:
- the SNORC gene encoding protein SNORC isoform X1 yields the protein MPYHKVLCLVLLTLVGILVPAVLAAEYPQGPVPTLWNEPPELPSGAGPFDAATTTAQPSDATAFPPYTSELEPEDTTHLHRLDAGDGSLGPGAIGAIVIASLLGTSVLVALVVITLRKFSAS from the exons ATGCCCTACCACAAAGTCCTGTGTCTGGTCCTGCTAACGTTGGTCGGCATCCTGGTCCCTGCTGTGCTGGCAG CAGAGTACCCGCAGGGCCCGGTCCCCACCCTCTGGAACGAGCCGCCTGAGTTACCCTCTGGAGCCGGCCCCTTCGATGCGGCCACCACCACAGCCCAGCCATCAGACGCCACCGCCTTTCCCCCGTACACCTCTGAGCTGGAGCCCGAGGACACCACCCACCTGCACCGGCTGGACGCCGGGGATG gctcacTGGGGCCTGGAGCTATTGGTGCCATTGTCATCGCCTCTCTCCTGGGTACGTCTGTACTTGTGGCCTTGGTCGTCATCACGCTGAGAAAGTTTTCTGCCTCCTGA
- the SNORC gene encoding protein SNORC isoform X2 — translation MPYHKVLCLVLLTLVGILVPAVLAEYPQGPVPTLWNEPPELPSGAGPFDAATTTAQPSDATAFPPYTSELEPEDTTHLHRLDAGDGSLGPGAIGAIVIASLLGTSVLVALVVITLRKFSAS, via the exons ATGCCCTACCACAAAGTCCTGTGTCTGGTCCTGCTAACGTTGGTCGGCATCCTGGTCCCTGCTGTGCTGGCAG AGTACCCGCAGGGCCCGGTCCCCACCCTCTGGAACGAGCCGCCTGAGTTACCCTCTGGAGCCGGCCCCTTCGATGCGGCCACCACCACAGCCCAGCCATCAGACGCCACCGCCTTTCCCCCGTACACCTCTGAGCTGGAGCCCGAGGACACCACCCACCTGCACCGGCTGGACGCCGGGGATG gctcacTGGGGCCTGGAGCTATTGGTGCCATTGTCATCGCCTCTCTCCTGGGTACGTCTGTACTTGTGGCCTTGGTCGTCATCACGCTGAGAAAGTTTTCTGCCTCCTGA